A window of Pararhodobacter sp. genomic DNA:
CTGGACCCGGCGAACCGCATCCCGCTGCCGGAGGCGTCAGAATGATTCGCTGGTGGCGCTCGCTTGATGGTGTCGGACGCACGGCCACCTCGATGGTCGCCGTGGTGGTGTTCATGGCCAGCATGGCCTGGGCTGCCGTGCCACTGTATGACTTGTTCTGCCGCGTCACCGGCTTTGGCGGCACGACGCAGGTCAGCGACGCGGGCTCGGATCTGATTCTGGATCAAACCATAAAGATCCGCTTTGATGCCTCCATCGAGCGCGGCTTCCCGTGGGAATTCCGCCCGGTTGAGCGCACGATGGATTTGCAGATCGGCCAGACCGGAATCGCGTTTTACGAGGCCTACAACCCCACCGACCATGTCGTTGCGGGCACGGCGAGCTATAATGTGACGCCCTATGCGGCGGGTAGCCATTTCATCAAGATCGCCTGTTTCTGCTTTACCTATCAGGTGTTGCAACCGGGGGAGCGGGTGCAGATGCCGGTAACCTTCTATGTTGATCCGTCGATTGTGGATGACCCGGAAGCACGCGATATTCATACAATTACGCTGTCGTATACCTTCCACAATACGGAAGTGCCCGCCGAGTCCGGGGCGCAGATCGAGACCAACTAATCCGGTTTCCGCATGACGTCGGAGGCCATACGAAAAAGGACCGTAAAAACGGTTTGAAACGGGAAAGTCTGAGGGAACACACCATGGCGCACGAAAAGAACCATGATTACCACATCCTGCCACCGTCGATCTGGCCGTTTATCGGTGCAGTATCGGCCTTTACCATGCTGTTCGGGGCAATCTTGTGGATGCACGACAGCGGGCCGTGGATTTTTGCAATCGGCCTGCTTGGCGTGTTCTACGTCATGTATGCCTGGTGGTCCGATGTCGTTGTCGAAAGCCACAGCGGCGACCACACCCCCGTGGTGTCGATCGGCCTTCGCTACGGTTTCATCTTGTTCATCATCTCCGAGGTGATGTTCTTCGCAGCGTGGTTCTGGAGCTTCTTCAAGCACGCCATGTACCCGATGGGGCCGGACAGCCCGGCCATTGACGGACCATTCCCGCCCGCCGGAATCGAGACCTTCAACCCCTGGCACCTGCCGCTGATGAACACGCTGATTCTGCTGCTGTCGGGCTGTGCGGCGACCTGGGCGCATCATGCGCTGGTGCATGAGAACAACCGCAAGGACATCAAGAATGGCCTGCTGTTGGCGGTCATTCTGGGCATCTTGTTCACGGCATTGCAGGCCTATGAATACAGCCACGCGGCCTTTGGCTTTGCCGGCAACATCTATGGCGCCAACTTCTTCATGGCGACCGGCTTCCATGGTTTCCACGTCATCATCGGCACGATCTTCCTGTTCGTGTGCTACCTGCGCACCCGCGCCGGGCATTTCACGCCCGAGCGTCATGTCGGCTTCGAGGCAGCGGCCTGGTACTGGCACTTCGTGGACGTGGTCTGGCTGTTCCTGTTCGCCGCGATCTATGTCTGGGGTCAGGGCTGACCCTGAATTCCGGCCCCTTCTTCGGGCTTGGCGAGAGTGGTGCGGGGGGCTTTGGCCCCCCGTCGCCGTTGACGGGCAACGCGCAGTTACGCAAAGGCACTTCCTATGCTGAAACGCATGATCGGACCGCTCATTTTCGGGGTCGGCGGCTTGGCCATTTTGCTGTCGCTGGGCTTTTGGCAGCTTGCGCGGTTGGACTGGAAGCTGGGCGTGATCGCCAATATCGAAGCGCGCATTCACGCCGCCCCGGTCCCGGTGCCCGCCGCGCCCGAGGCCGGGTCGGACCGTTACCTGCCGGTCACCGCGACGGGCGAGTATAACGGCGAGGTGGTGCATGTCCTGTCGAGCCAGCGCGAGCAGGGCACCGGCAGCCATGTGATCGCGGTGCTGGAAATGCCCGATGGCCGCCGGATTCTGGTGGACCGCGGGTTCATGTCGGATGCGACGCGGCGTGACGCGGTTCTGACCGCGCGCGGGGTCGAGGTGACGGGAAACCTTCTGTGGCCCCTCGATTCCGATTCCTACACCCCGGCCCCCGACCTGAACCGCAATCTGTGGTTCTCACGCGATATCGAGCCGATCGCCGAATATCTGGGCACCGAGGAGGTGATGATCATCGCCCGCACGGACACGCCGCCAGTGCCGGGTCTGGTGCCGGTGCCGATCAACACCGCCGATATCAAGAACGATCATCTGGGCTATGCGCTGACGTGGTTTTCCCTTGCATTTGTCTGGGCGGTAATGACAGCGATCCTTCTATGGCGTATCAGGCGCAACACGGCCTGAGGAAAGCAGTATGACCTATATTTCAACGCGCGGCGCCTCGCCCGCTCTGAGTTTTGAACAAGCGATGTTGACGGGCCTTGCGCGCGATGGTGGCCTGTATGTGCCGCAGTCGGTGCCGACCCTGTCCGCGGATCAGATCGCGGCGATGGCCGGGCAGAGCTATGAAGACATTGCGTTTCAGGTGATGAAACCGTTTATCGGCGATGCCTTTACCGACGCCGAGTTCCATGGCTTGATCGCCACCGCCTATGCCGGGTTCGGCCACGCGGCACGCGCGCCGCTGAAGCAACTGGCCCCGAATCATTTCCTGCTGGAACTGTTCCACGGCCCGACTCTGGCGTTCAAGGATTTCGCCATGCAGTTGATCGGCCAGATGTTTCAGGCCTCGCTGTCGCGGTCGGGCGAGCGGGTGACGATTGTCGGCGCGACCTCGGGCGATACCGGCTCGGCGGCGATCGAGGCGTTTCGCGGGCTGTCGAATGTCGATGTGTTCATCCTGTTCCCGCATGGCCGGGTGTCTGAGGTGCAGCGCCGCCAGATGACCACCGCACCGGATTCAAACGTGCACGCGCTGGCGGTGGATGGCGATTTCGACACCTGTCAGGGCTTGCTCAAGGACATGTTCAACGACTTCGCGTTCCGCGACCGGGTGCGGTTGGCGGGCGTGAACAGCATCAACTGGGCGCGGGTTCTGGCGCAGGTGGTCTATTATTTCAGCGCCGCCGTGAGCCTTGGTGCACCGCATCGCGCGGTCAATTTCACCGTGCCGACCGGCAATTTCGGCGATGTGTTCGCGGGCTACATCGCCCGCAAGATGGGGCTGCCGATCGAGCGGCTGGTGATTGCCACGAACCAGAACGATATCCTGCATCGCTGCCTGACGACGGGCGTTTACCAGACAGACACCGTACAGCCGTCGATCAGCCCGTCGATGGATATTCAGGTGTCCTCGAATTTCGAGCGCGTGCTGTTCGACGCCTATGGGCAAGACGGGCAGGCCGTAGCACAGGTGATGGATGAGTTGAAAACAACGGGTAAATTCACCGTCAGCCAAGGCGCGTTGCAGGCGTTGCGCGAGGTTTTCGACTCGGGCCGGGTGAGCGAGGAGGAAACCTCGGCCTGTATCACGCGCACACTGGCCGCGTCCGGCGAATTGCTCTGCCCGCATTCGGCGGTGGGCGTCGCTGTGGCGCAAACCCATCTGGGCACGGTGCCGATGATCACGCTGGCCACGGCGCATCCGGCGAAATTCCCCGATGCCGTCGAGGCCGCGAGCGGCATTCGCCCCGATTTGCCGCCGCGCATGGCCGACCTGTTTGACCGGCCAGAGCGCGTGACCCGCATGACCGGCGACCGCGCCGCGTTGCAGGCCTTGATCCTGGATCGGACGGGCGCCTGATGCATCAAATCACCACGCTGGCCAATGGCTTTCGTATCGTGTCCGAACCCATGCCGGGGCTTGCCTCGGCGGCGGTGGGCATCTGGGTAACGGCTGGCGCGCGCCATGAACAGGCCGAGCAGAACGGCATTGCGCATTTCCTGGAGCATATGGCGTTCAAGGGCACGGCCAAGCGCACCTCGTTGCAGATTGCCGAGGAAATCGAGGATGTTGGCGGCTATATCAACGCCTATACCAGCCGCGAGATGACCGCCTATTACGCCCGTGTGCTGGAGGCCGACGTGCCGCTGGCGCTGGATGTGATCGCCGATATCGTGCTGAACCCGGCCTTTGATGCGCGCGAGATCGAGGTCGAGCGGCATGTGATCTTGCAGGAAATCGGTCAGGCGCTGGATACGCCCGATGATGTGATCTTTGACTGGCTGCAAGAGGCGACCTATCCCGATCAACCCTTGGGCCGTCCGATCCTTGGCCCGGCGGACCGCATCGCACATTATGGCGCGGCGGATTTGCGCGGGTTTGTGGCGGGGCATTACGGGCCGGGACAGATGATCCTGGCGGCCTCGGGGGCGGTGCATCACGACCGGTTGGTGCGACTGGCCGAGGCGTTGTTCGGGCACCTGTCGCCGCTGATCATGACCGATGCCGAGCCGGCCGTATATGCCTGCAACGAGCGGCGTGAGGTCAAGGAGCTGGAGCAGGCGCATTTCGCATTATCGCTGGAAGCGCCGGGTTTCCGGGACCCGGACCTGTTCACCTCGCAGGTTTATGCAGGGGTCATGGGCGGGGGCATGTCGTCGCGCCTGTTCCAGAAACTGCGCGAGGAGCGCGGCCTGTGTTACACGATCTTTGCGCAGGCGGGCGCGCATGATGACACGGGTGCGATCACCCTTTACGCTGGCACCGGTGCCGAGGATCTGGCCGATCTGTCACGCCTGACGATTGATGAATTGCGCCGCGCCGCCGAGGACATGACCGAAGCCGAGGTCGCGCGCGCCCGCACGCAGATGAAGGCCGGGCTGTTGATGGGCCTGGAAAGCCCGTCGAGCCGCGCGGAACGTCTGGCCCGATTGATCGCCATTTGGGGCCGGGTGCCCAGTCTGTCGGAAACCATCGAGCGCATCGACGCGGTGGATCTGGCGGCGCTGAAAGCCTTTGCCGAAAAGCTGGTGATTGACGCGCGGGTCAGCATGGCCCTGTATGGGCCGGTGGACAGCGCGCCGTCGCTGGAGGCGCTGCGCGAAAGGTTGGTGGCATAGTGCTGGGGCTCTCGCTGAAATCCAGGCGGCGGTTTCGATTGGAGACCGAGCGCATGGTGCTGCGATTGCCGGAACACGCGGATTATCGCTATTGGGCCTCGTTGCGCGAAGCGAGCGCCAGTTTCCTGACCGCGTGGGAGCCGACCTGGTCCGCCGAGCACCTGACGCGCCGCAGCTTTACCTGCCGCGTGCAATGGGCCGCCCGGATACAGGCGCAGGGCAGCGGGCTGCCCCTGTTTCTGATACGCCGAAGCGATCAGCAACTGTTGGGCGCGATCACCCTGGACAATATCCGCCGTGGTCCGGCACAGGCGGGGACCATCGGCTATTGGATCGGGCAACCCTTTGCGCGGCAAGGGTATATGCGCGAGGCGATCCGCAATCTGGTGCATCATGCCTTCACCGACATGGACCTGAGCCGGATCGAGGCGGCCTGTCTGCCCGAAAACGCCGCCTCGCGCGCGGTGTTGGAGAAATCCGGCTTCAAATACGAAGGTGTCGCGCAAAGTTATTTGCAGATCAACGGGCGCTGGCGCAACCATGTGCTGTACTCCAATCTACGCGGTGACCGGCGAGGGCGCACGGATGCGGGCTGACGGACAGGTCTTGTTTCTGCGGGGCATCCATGAGGGCTGGCCTTGGGTGCCCGTGGTGCCCATGGTGCCCGTGATGAAGGTGACGTGAGCATGGTGAACCCGGCGGATGGGCCGTTTCTGGCGCAGCTTGACGGGCAACTGCCCAAGGGCACGCTGCGCCCCGTCGCGCAACGCTATCTCGAAGAGCCGCGCGGGCGCTATCACGGTCAGGCCGGGGCGGTGGCCTGCCCGGCGACCGTCGATGAGGTCTCGGTGATCCTGCGCGCCGCGAATGCCACCCGCGTCGGGGTAATCCCCTATGGCGGCGGCACCGGATTGGTGGCGGGGCAGGTGTGCCCGGACGGGGCCTTGCCGCTGTTGCTGTCGCTGGAGCGCATGAGCGCGATCCGCGCGGTGGAACCTGCGGGCAACGTGATGGAGGTCGAGGCCGGCTGCATTCTGGCGGAGGTGCAAGCGGCCGCCGACGCGGTGGACCGGCTGTTCCCGCTGTCGCTGGGTTCCGAGGGGACGGCGCGGATCGGTGGATTGCTGGGCACGAACGCGGGTGGCACGGGTGTGCTGCGCTGGGGCAATATGCGCGATCAATGTCTGGGGCTGGAGGTGGTGCTGGCCGATGGGCGGGTGATGCACGGCCTCAAGCGGTTGCGCAAAGACAATATGGGCTATGATGTGCGGCATCTGCTGATCGGCTCCGAGGGCACGTTGGGGGTGATCACGGCGGCCAGTCTGCGGCTGGTGGCGCGCCCGGCGCGGAGCGGCGCGGCGGTGATGGTGGTGCGCGACCCGGCGGCGGCGCTGGCCTTGCTGGGACTGGCGCAGGCGCGGTTGGGCGAGGGGGTCTCGGGGTTCGAGTTGATCAGTGGCGTCGGGCTGAGGTTTCTCGACGAGGTCATGCCGCAGATCCGTCAGCCCTTTGCAGCGCGCCCGGACTGGATGGTTCTGGTGGATCTGGGTCTGGCCGAAGGGTTGGACCCGGCGCAGGAATTGGAGCGGTTGTTCGAGCTCGCGCTGGAACAGGGCTTGGTCGCGGATGGGGTGATCGCCCAGAACGCCGCGCAACGCGCGCAATTCTGGGCTGTGCGTGAAGCAATCCCCGAGGCGAATCGGTTGATCGGCTCCATATCGAGCCATGATGTTTCGGTGCCGCTGGAGTCGGTGCCGGGGTTCATCGAGGCGGCGACGGCGGCGTTGGCGCGGCTGGGCGCGTTTCGGATCAACTGTTTTGGCCATGTCGGCGACGGCAACCTGCATTTCAACGTGTTTCCGCCGCAAGGCCGGGCGCGTTCGGGGTATGAGGCGCTGCACCGGCCGGTGATGGATCTGGTGCATGATATCGTCGCCTCGCTGGGCGGTTCGGTCAGCGCCGAGCACGGGGTCGGGCGTCTGAAAGTCACGGATCTGGAGCGCTATGGGGATCCGGTTGCGGTGGCAATGATGCGGGCGATCAAGGCGGTGCTGGATCCGCACGGCATTCTGAACCCCGGCGCGGTTTTACGCGGCTAGGAGGCGCGCGCGCGGCGCTCCCACCCGCCCCCCCGCTTGCGCGCGCGCCAGCACATCGTCTTGTGACGCATGCGCCTGTGGTGACGGGGGCGTGAGTATTTTTGGCAAGATGAAAGCGGGGCGTTGTGGTGTTTGGGGTGGGCTGGTTGTGGGCCTTGGGCGTTTTGGCGTTTTGGTGCCGGGACAGCCGGCGGTTTTGGCGGATTGCGCAGGGTGGGCGGCGGTTTTCATCTGTGTTCCGGGCAGGTTGCGGCGGAAACGCGGCACGGGGTTTTGTGGCGACACGATTGTGGAATCCGGCCTCTCGTTCGGTTTGAAATTGGTTTTCGCCCATGTTAGGGCCGTGTTCAGCAAGTTCCCGGTCGGAGGCAGGGGTGGATCTGATCCAAGAGAAAGCCGAAGATTGGTGGGAGGTCGAAGCGCTGTATGATTTGTGCTTCGCGCCGGGTCGTTCTGCGTTGTCATCGTACCGGTTGCGCGAAGGCGTGCCGCCCGTGGCGGAGTTGTGTCTGTGTTTGCGCGACAGGACAGGGGCGATGGTGGCGGCCATCCGCCAGTGGCCGGTGCGGGTGGGCGGGGCACCCTGTTTGCTGTTGGGGCCGGTTGCGGTTCACCCGACGCGACAGGGCGAAGGGATGGCGCGTGATCTGATCGCGCGCAGCGTTGCCATTGCGCGGGATCTGGGGTGGGAGCGCGAGTTGCTGGTGGGGGATGAGCCCTATTATCGGCGCTTTGGCTTTCGCAAGGTGCCCGGTGTGATCATGCCGCCGCCAACCAACCCGGACCGGGTGCTGGGGTTGGAACTGGTCGAGGGTGCATGGCAGGGCGTGTCGGGGGCGGTGACCCGGTACACGGATTAAGAGCTTGGCAGGCTTCGGATATATTTGACGACCTCGGGTCGGATATCATCGACGCCGCGGCGCATCGCGTCGCTAATCAAGGCCGCGACGTCGGAAAGATCGGCACGCAGGATCAGGTCCTTGACCGGGCCGATGGAGGCCGGACGCATCGACAAGGACCGAATGCCGGCCCCGGCCAGCGTCAGGGCCTCGACCGGGCGGCCGGCGTCTTCGCCGCAAAAGGACACCATGGTTCCGGCACGGTCGCAACGCGCGACGATTTTCTGGATGAAGGTCAGGAAGCTGATCGACAAGGTGTCGTAACGCCGCCGCACCAGTTCGTTCTCGCGGTCGGCGGCAAAGAAGAATTGCTTGAGATCATTGCCGCCGATCGAGATGAAATCGGCCAGTTCAAAGAACGCATCGGGCGCGAAGGCGAGGCTGGGGGTTTCCAGCATCGCGCCAATCTCCAAGGCGCTGGGGAGGGCGTGGCCCAGATGCGCCTCGCGGTCGATTTCGCGCAGCAAGAGATCGCGCGCGGCGGTGAATTCGGACATTTCCGCCACCAGCGGAAACATCACCGTCAAGGGGCCGCCGGCGGCGGCGCGGATCAGGGCTTGCAACTGCATGCGCATGACCCCCGGTTTGTCGAGGCCCACGCGGATCGCGCGCCAGCCCATCGCGGGATTGGGCTCTTCGGGGCGGTTCATGTAGGGCATGACCTTGTCCGAGCCGATATCCAGCGTGCGGAACGCCACGCGGCGGCCGTCGGCGGCCTTGAGAACGCGGGCGTAAAGCGCCGCCAATTCCGAGCGGCGGGGCATGGAATTGCGCAGCAAGAACTGCAATTCGGTGCGGAACAGGCCAACGCCTTCGGCACCCGATCCTTCGAGCGAGGGCAGGTCGGCCATGATGCCCGCGTTCATGTGCAGCGCGATCTTGCTGCCGCAGCGGGCAACCGCCGGGATTTCGCGCAGGGCGGCAAACCGTGCGGCGGCCTGGGTCTGCATGATGATCTTGTCGCGATAGGCCGAGGCCACGCTGTCATCGGGGCGCAGATGCACCACGCCGTCATCGCCGTCGACAATGATGTGATCGCCGGTCAGTGCCTCGGTGGTGATGCCGGTGCAATGCACGATCAGCGGGATCGCCAGCGCGCGGGCGACGATGGCGGCATGTGAACCGACCGAGCCTTCTTCGAGGACCACGCCCTTGAGCTTTTTGCCGTATTCCAGCAATTCGCCAGGGCCGATATTGCGCGCCACCAGAATGGGGCGGTCGGGCATCACGGCGCCGGTATCCGTGCCCTGACCGGTCAGGATGCGCAGCAGCCGGTTCGAGAGGTCGTCGAGATCGTGCAGGCGGTCGCGCAGATAGGGGTCGGGCACCAGTTGCAGGCGGGCGCGGGCCTGGGATTGCTCTTTTTCGACGGCGGCTTCGCAGGACAGGCCGTTTTCGATGGATTGTTCCATGCGCCGCAGCCAGCCGCGCGAATTGGCGAACATGCGGTAGGCTTCGAGGATTTCGCGGTGTTCGGTATCGGCGTCGATGGTCAGTTTGAGCAAGTCATCGACCGATCCGCGCAGTTCCGACACGGCGGCGCGAATGCGCGCGACCTCGGCGACGGGGTCGTCGTTGACGAAGTTGGTGACCACGACACGCGGCTCATGCAGCCAGACCTGGCCCTCGGCGGTGCCCTCTTGCGCGGCGCCACCGCGCAACATTGCCGCGTGGGTGTGCCGGGACGCGATGGAGCTGTCGTCATTGGTGAATGCGCCGAGTTCGGTCATCTCGGCCAGAACCATCGCCACCACGTCGAGCGCATAGATCTCTTCGTCGGAATACGCGCGGCCATGTTTCGACTGGATGACAAGCACGCCCAGTTTTTCGCCCAGACGCTGAATCGGCAAGCCGAGAAAGCTGGGGAAGGTTTCTTCGCCCGTCTCGGGCATGAAGCGAAAACCGCGTTCGGAGGGGGCGTCGGCGGTGTTGACCACAGAGGCGGTGCGCGCGACGCGGCCGACCAGACCCTCGCCCAGCTTCAGCCGTGTCTTGTGGACGGCGGAGGGGTTCAGGCCGGTGGTGGCGCAGAGTTCCAGTGTCTCGCGGTCGCGAAACAGATAGATCGAGCACACATCGGTAAACATCGACTCGGCGATCAGACCCGTGATGCGATTCAACCGTTCCTGACCCTGGCCAGGCTCGGCCAAGGTGTCGCGCAATCGCCGCAGCAACTTGCGGCTTTCGCTTTCGCTACGATCCTGCATCCGGGCGCGTGTCCTTGCGGTTGTACGGGGGTGAGCCATCTGACAGTAAATCAACTGACGGCAGAAGGGAAACAGCTTTGATGCCGTTGTCCCTCAGGGCCGCCAATCGGCCGGCCTGTTTCGCGACGTCGGGGTCAGGCGCTGCCGATGCCCTCAGACGGCTTCGCCGGCCGTGCCCAGATCGAAGGCGTCATGCAGGGTCTGCACGGCCAGTTCCACATATTTGCGGTCGATCAGCACCGAGATCTTGATCTCGGAGGTTGCGATCACCTTGATGTTCACGCCCTCATTGGCCAGCGATTTGAACATCTTGGCGGCAACCCCCGCGTGGCTGCGCATCCCGATGCCGACCACCGAAACCTTGGACACCTCGGTATCGACGACCAGATCGGTGTAATCGATGGACCCCGAGGCCTTGGCCTGTTCCATCGCCTTGCGGGCTTTGCCGATCTGATCGACGGGGCAGGAAAAGGTCATGTCGGTGACCGCTCCGGGGTGCGCCTCGTCATGGGCTTTTTCGCTGATATTCTGGACGATCATGTCCACATTCACGCCCGCTTCGGCCAGCGGGCCAAAGATCGCGGCGGCAATGCCGGGGCGGTCCTCGACGGTGACAAGCGTGATCTTGGCTTCATCGCGCGAAAAGGCGATGCCTGAAACAACTTTGGATTCCATGATTTCCTCCTCGGCGCAGACCAATGTGCCGGATGTTTCGTCAGTGTCTTCAAAGGATGACAACACGCGCAGCCGAACCTTGTAGCGCATCGCCAGTTCGACGGACCGCGTTTGCAAGACCTTGGCCCCGAGGCTGGAGAGTTCCAGCATCTCCTCGTAGCTGATCTTGTCGAGCTTGCGGGCTTTGGATGTGACGCGCGGATCGGTGGTGTAGACCCCGTCAACGTCGGTGTAGGTGTCACAGCGTTCCGCGCCAAAGGCGGCGGCAAAGGCCACGGCCGTGGTGTCGGACCCGCCGCGGCCCAGCGTGGTGATGCGGCCTTCGGGGCTAAGGCCCTGAAAGCCCGCGACCACGGCAACCTTGAAGCCTTCGGCAAACTTGGCGTCGATGTTGGCGCGCGGAATCGAGACGAAGCGTGCGGCGCTATGGGCCGAGGTGGTGTTGATCGGCACCTGCCAGCCCTGCCAGCTGCGCGCCGAGACGCCCATATCCTGCAAGCGCAGCGCCAACAAGCCGGCGGTGATATTCTCGCCGCTGGAAACCACCGCGTCATATTCACGCGCGTCAAAGAAGTCAGAGGTCTTGTTGACCCAGCCGACCAGTTCGTTGGTCTTGCCGGCCATCGCCGACACGATGACGATCACGTTGTAGCCGCGCTCGACTTCGCGTTGGACCTTGGCGGCCACATTCGCGATCCGATCCAGATCGGCCACCGACGTCCCGCCGAATTTCATCACCAGAATAGGCATTCACGCCCCCGCAGAGTTTCCGTCCCGCATCCCGTGTGCGGCGCGGGTTCTCTTACGCGGGGGCGACGTTGCGTGCAAGGGCTGCGAGGGTCGGGCGCGCAGGCGACAGGTCTTGGCGCGGGCGGCTTGCAGGGCACCCGAGGTCGGGGCCAGGCGGCCTAATTGGTCTTGGTCTTTGGCAGAAACGGCAGCGGCATCACCGACACGCCGTCATCCAGCAGGGCCTTGGCCTCGTCCAGCCGGGCCTCGCCCCAGATCGGGCGGTCCGGGGCATCGCCAAGGTGCATCGCGCGGGCTTCGGCGACAAACCTGTTGCCGACGTAATCCGCGTTCTCTTCGATTTCGCGGCGCAGGGCTGCCAGTTTTTGATTGGTATTGTGCGGGCCGGGGGCCGCGGGCTTGGTGGTTGTCAACGCAACCGCCGGGGCCATCAG
This region includes:
- a CDS encoding cytochrome c oxidase assembly protein is translated as MIRWWRSLDGVGRTATSMVAVVVFMASMAWAAVPLYDLFCRVTGFGGTTQVSDAGSDLILDQTIKIRFDASIERGFPWEFRPVERTMDLQIGQTGIAFYEAYNPTDHVVAGTASYNVTPYAAGSHFIKIACFCFTYQVLQPGERVQMPVTFYVDPSIVDDPEARDIHTITLSYTFHNTEVPAESGAQIETN
- a CDS encoding cytochrome c oxidase subunit 3 codes for the protein MAHEKNHDYHILPPSIWPFIGAVSAFTMLFGAILWMHDSGPWIFAIGLLGVFYVMYAWWSDVVVESHSGDHTPVVSIGLRYGFILFIISEVMFFAAWFWSFFKHAMYPMGPDSPAIDGPFPPAGIETFNPWHLPLMNTLILLLSGCAATWAHHALVHENNRKDIKNGLLLAVILGILFTALQAYEYSHAAFGFAGNIYGANFFMATGFHGFHVIIGTIFLFVCYLRTRAGHFTPERHVGFEAAAWYWHFVDVVWLFLFAAIYVWGQG
- a CDS encoding SURF1 family protein codes for the protein MLKRMIGPLIFGVGGLAILLSLGFWQLARLDWKLGVIANIEARIHAAPVPVPAAPEAGSDRYLPVTATGEYNGEVVHVLSSQREQGTGSHVIAVLEMPDGRRILVDRGFMSDATRRDAVLTARGVEVTGNLLWPLDSDSYTPAPDLNRNLWFSRDIEPIAEYLGTEEVMIIARTDTPPVPGLVPVPINTADIKNDHLGYALTWFSLAFVWAVMTAILLWRIRRNTA
- the thrC gene encoding threonine synthase; this translates as MTYISTRGASPALSFEQAMLTGLARDGGLYVPQSVPTLSADQIAAMAGQSYEDIAFQVMKPFIGDAFTDAEFHGLIATAYAGFGHAARAPLKQLAPNHFLLELFHGPTLAFKDFAMQLIGQMFQASLSRSGERVTIVGATSGDTGSAAIEAFRGLSNVDVFILFPHGRVSEVQRRQMTTAPDSNVHALAVDGDFDTCQGLLKDMFNDFAFRDRVRLAGVNSINWARVLAQVVYYFSAAVSLGAPHRAVNFTVPTGNFGDVFAGYIARKMGLPIERLVIATNQNDILHRCLTTGVYQTDTVQPSISPSMDIQVSSNFERVLFDAYGQDGQAVAQVMDELKTTGKFTVSQGALQALREVFDSGRVSEEETSACITRTLAASGELLCPHSAVGVAVAQTHLGTVPMITLATAHPAKFPDAVEAASGIRPDLPPRMADLFDRPERVTRMTGDRAALQALILDRTGA
- a CDS encoding M16 family metallopeptidase; amino-acid sequence: MHQITTLANGFRIVSEPMPGLASAAVGIWVTAGARHEQAEQNGIAHFLEHMAFKGTAKRTSLQIAEEIEDVGGYINAYTSREMTAYYARVLEADVPLALDVIADIVLNPAFDAREIEVERHVILQEIGQALDTPDDVIFDWLQEATYPDQPLGRPILGPADRIAHYGAADLRGFVAGHYGPGQMILAASGAVHHDRLVRLAEALFGHLSPLIMTDAEPAVYACNERREVKELEQAHFALSLEAPGFRDPDLFTSQVYAGVMGGGMSSRLFQKLREERGLCYTIFAQAGAHDDTGAITLYAGTGAEDLADLSRLTIDELRRAAEDMTEAEVARARTQMKAGLLMGLESPSSRAERLARLIAIWGRVPSLSETIERIDAVDLAALKAFAEKLVIDARVSMALYGPVDSAPSLEALRERLVA
- a CDS encoding GNAT family N-acetyltransferase, whose protein sequence is MVLRLPEHADYRYWASLREASASFLTAWEPTWSAEHLTRRSFTCRVQWAARIQAQGSGLPLFLIRRSDQQLLGAITLDNIRRGPAQAGTIGYWIGQPFARQGYMREAIRNLVHHAFTDMDLSRIEAACLPENAASRAVLEKSGFKYEGVAQSYLQINGRWRNHVLYSNLRGDRRGRTDAG
- a CDS encoding FAD-binding oxidoreductase, which translates into the protein MVNPADGPFLAQLDGQLPKGTLRPVAQRYLEEPRGRYHGQAGAVACPATVDEVSVILRAANATRVGVIPYGGGTGLVAGQVCPDGALPLLLSLERMSAIRAVEPAGNVMEVEAGCILAEVQAAADAVDRLFPLSLGSEGTARIGGLLGTNAGGTGVLRWGNMRDQCLGLEVVLADGRVMHGLKRLRKDNMGYDVRHLLIGSEGTLGVITAASLRLVARPARSGAAVMVVRDPAAALALLGLAQARLGEGVSGFELISGVGLRFLDEVMPQIRQPFAARPDWMVLVDLGLAEGLDPAQELERLFELALEQGLVADGVIAQNAAQRAQFWAVREAIPEANRLIGSISSHDVSVPLESVPGFIEAATAALARLGAFRINCFGHVGDGNLHFNVFPPQGRARSGYEALHRPVMDLVHDIVASLGGSVSAEHGVGRLKVTDLERYGDPVAVAMMRAIKAVLDPHGILNPGAVLRG
- a CDS encoding N-acetyltransferase, with protein sequence MLGPCSASSRSEAGVDLIQEKAEDWWEVEALYDLCFAPGRSALSSYRLREGVPPVAELCLCLRDRTGAMVAAIRQWPVRVGGAPCLLLGPVAVHPTRQGEGMARDLIARSVAIARDLGWERELLVGDEPYYRRFGFRKVPGVIMPPPTNPDRVLGLELVEGAWQGVSGAVTRYTD
- the ptsP gene encoding phosphoenolpyruvate--protein phosphotransferase, which translates into the protein MQDRSESESRKLLRRLRDTLAEPGQGQERLNRITGLIAESMFTDVCSIYLFRDRETLELCATTGLNPSAVHKTRLKLGEGLVGRVARTASVVNTADAPSERGFRFMPETGEETFPSFLGLPIQRLGEKLGVLVIQSKHGRAYSDEEIYALDVVAMVLAEMTELGAFTNDDSSIASRHTHAAMLRGGAAQEGTAEGQVWLHEPRVVVTNFVNDDPVAEVARIRAAVSELRGSVDDLLKLTIDADTEHREILEAYRMFANSRGWLRRMEQSIENGLSCEAAVEKEQSQARARLQLVPDPYLRDRLHDLDDLSNRLLRILTGQGTDTGAVMPDRPILVARNIGPGELLEYGKKLKGVVLEEGSVGSHAAIVARALAIPLIVHCTGITTEALTGDHIIVDGDDGVVHLRPDDSVASAYRDKIIMQTQAAARFAALREIPAVARCGSKIALHMNAGIMADLPSLEGSGAEGVGLFRTELQFLLRNSMPRRSELAALYARVLKAADGRRVAFRTLDIGSDKVMPYMNRPEEPNPAMGWRAIRVGLDKPGVMRMQLQALIRAAAGGPLTVMFPLVAEMSEFTAARDLLLREIDREAHLGHALPSALEIGAMLETPSLAFAPDAFFELADFISIGGNDLKQFFFAADRENELVRRRYDTLSISFLTFIQKIVARCDRAGTMVSFCGEDAGRPVEALTLAGAGIRSLSMRPASIGPVKDLILRADLSDVAALISDAMRRGVDDIRPEVVKYIRSLPSS